One window from the genome of Bacillus tianshenii encodes:
- a CDS encoding haloacid dehalogenase type II, producing MKPHIQAFVFDAYGTLFDVYSVFEELEKIFPKKGQQISETWRQKQIEYSFLREMMGRYRPFSGVTRDALRFACEQAGEELNNEIEDKLLQRYLELDIYPEVTEVLSQLSAKRKAIFSNGSPDMLNPLVVKYQLDEVLDSIITVDDKKRFKPVPASYTSVLENLSVKRDEVLFMSSNPWDIAGAKSFGFNTAWINRAGKVMDKLGLDPDYEYGSLEGILEHI from the coding sequence ATGAAACCACACATCCAAGCTTTTGTATTTGATGCCTATGGTACACTTTTTGACGTTTATTCAGTATTTGAAGAGCTAGAGAAAATCTTCCCGAAAAAAGGCCAACAAATTAGTGAAACTTGGCGGCAAAAGCAAATCGAATATTCTTTCTTACGTGAAATGATGGGCCGTTATCGTCCTTTCTCAGGGGTCACAAGGGATGCACTCCGCTTTGCGTGTGAACAAGCAGGAGAAGAATTGAATAATGAGATAGAAGATAAACTGTTGCAGCGTTATTTAGAGCTGGATATTTACCCTGAAGTGACAGAGGTTCTTTCACAGTTAAGTGCGAAGCGGAAAGCGATTTTTTCAAATGGTTCGCCTGATATGTTGAATCCGCTTGTAGTGAAGTATCAATTAGACGAAGTATTAGATTCTATTATTACAGTGGATGACAAGAAACGTTTCAAGCCTGTGCCAGCTTCTTATACCTCAGTGTTAGAGAATCTTAGTGTTAAGCGTGATGAAGTATTATTTATGTCGTCAAATCCGTGGGATATTGCTGGAGCGAAAAGCTTTGGCTTCAATACAGCCTGGATTAATCGTGCAGGTAAAGTAATGGATAAGCTCGGACTTGACCCTGACTATGAGTATGGAAGCTTAGAAGGTATTTTAGAACATATTTAA
- the iadA gene encoding beta-aspartyl-peptidase: MLTLIKDAEVYTPHYLGKKDILLADKRIAAIEDKIEPPTQFEINIIDGAGKVLVPGLIDSHVHIIGGGGEGGFKTRTPEIKLTDATLSGVTTLVGVIGTDGTTRTMPDLIAKARALEEEGISCFVHTGSYQLPIRTVTGKIEDDLILIDKIIGVGEIAISDHRSSQPTLEEFAKMAAAARVGGMLSGKAGIVNVHVGDSKDTLSLLEKVVEETDIPIKQFHPTHINRNPYLFEAGIAFAKKGGFVDFTTSTIPKFLEEGEVKSSKALRIMLEEGVPIEQITFTSDGQASLPDFDSNGELIGMQIGKVRSLYEAFREAVLKEGVPIATALQAVTSNPARILKLKTKGQIIKGNDADLVLLDRESLEIDTVIALGKTMVAEGKAVIRGTFED, translated from the coding sequence ATGCTTACTCTTATTAAAGATGCCGAAGTCTATACTCCACACTACTTAGGCAAAAAAGATATTTTACTTGCAGACAAACGGATTGCAGCAATTGAAGATAAAATTGAACCTCCTACACAATTTGAAATAAACATAATTGACGGAGCTGGAAAGGTTTTAGTTCCAGGCCTAATTGATTCACACGTTCATATTATTGGCGGCGGCGGAGAAGGTGGCTTTAAAACGCGAACACCCGAAATCAAGCTGACAGATGCAACATTAAGCGGGGTAACAACGCTTGTCGGAGTAATCGGAACTGACGGAACGACTCGTACAATGCCTGACTTAATTGCAAAAGCACGTGCCCTTGAAGAAGAAGGTATTAGTTGTTTTGTACACACAGGATCTTATCAACTACCAATTCGCACCGTAACAGGAAAAATCGAAGATGACCTTATTCTAATTGATAAAATTATCGGTGTTGGTGAAATTGCTATCTCAGACCACCGCTCCTCACAGCCTACTTTAGAAGAATTCGCGAAGATGGCCGCAGCAGCACGAGTCGGAGGAATGCTGTCAGGCAAGGCTGGTATTGTGAATGTTCATGTTGGAGACAGTAAAGATACCCTCTCTCTGCTTGAAAAGGTCGTAGAAGAAACAGACATCCCCATTAAGCAGTTCCACCCTACGCATATCAATCGCAATCCTTATTTGTTCGAGGCTGGCATTGCTTTTGCAAAAAAAGGAGGATTTGTTGATTTTACGACAAGCACAATACCGAAGTTTCTGGAGGAAGGCGAAGTCAAAAGCAGCAAAGCATTAAGGATTATGCTTGAAGAAGGCGTTCCAATTGAACAAATAACGTTTACATCAGATGGACAAGCGAGCCTGCCAGATTTTGATTCAAATGGTGAACTTATCGGTATGCAAATTGGAAAAGTACGTTCATTATATGAAGCATTTCGTGAAGCAGTCTTAAAGGAAGGTGTTCCGATTGCTACTGCATTACAAGCTGTTACATCAAATCCAGCACGAATTTTGAAGCTTAAGACGAAAGGTCAAATCATCAAGGGCAATGATGCTGATCTCGTTCTACTTGATCGTGAATCACTTGAGATTGATACTGTCATCGCTTTAGGCAAAACAATGGTCGCTGAGGGAAAAGCAGTGATTCGGGGAACATTCGAAGATTAA
- a CDS encoding HAMP domain-containing sensor histidine kinase has protein sequence MKRFSGSTFILFVTGSLNFIPETGLLISSFGVILFSVIVIFSFLKMQHHILNDYQKFVERQQRLDYMGTLTSTLIHELKNSLTMLQGYSKLLKKTQTFDSKGTEWMDFLELGHHQLQNLVNSYSSFLTSKEIEMKICEVHKVIHTALQLTKHEIEENGYTVEFNQREKIWGFMNDTYMHQVFVNLIKNSIEATQPNCKLKKLKIRVRNQQEMILVDFIDSGNGIPRHKWNEIFTPFISSKSRGMGIGLSFCKKVLFEHRGDIEIISSSKNGTHFRITLPQYTHRV, from the coding sequence ATGAAACGGTTTTCGGGAAGTACGTTTATTCTTTTTGTAACAGGTTCACTTAACTTTATTCCAGAAACAGGGCTTCTTATTAGCAGTTTTGGTGTGATTTTATTTTCTGTTATTGTTATTTTCTCTTTCTTGAAGATGCAACACCATATTTTGAATGATTATCAAAAATTCGTTGAACGACAGCAACGTCTTGACTATATGGGGACTTTAACATCGACACTTATTCATGAGCTGAAAAATTCGTTAACAATGCTTCAAGGCTATTCGAAGCTATTGAAAAAGACGCAGACCTTTGATTCGAAAGGGACGGAGTGGATGGACTTCTTGGAACTCGGCCATCATCAGCTCCAAAATCTCGTTAACAGTTATTCCTCTTTTCTTACAAGCAAGGAAATTGAAATGAAGATATGTGAAGTACACAAAGTTATTCATACAGCACTTCAGCTCACGAAGCACGAAATAGAAGAAAACGGCTACACAGTAGAGTTCAATCAACGGGAGAAAATTTGGGGATTCATGAACGATACGTACATGCACCAAGTATTTGTTAACTTGATTAAAAACAGTATAGAAGCAACTCAGCCAAATTGTAAGCTGAAAAAATTAAAAATTCGTGTTCGAAATCAACAGGAAATGATACTTGTAGACTTTATCGATTCAGGAAACGGTATTCCCCGGCATAAATGGAATGAAATATTTACACCTTTTATCTCCTCTAAGTCTAGAGGAATGGGCATCGGTCTTTCTTTTTGCAAGAAGGTATTATTTGAACACCGAGGAGATATCGAAATTATCTCTAGTAGTAAAAACGGTACCCATTTCCGAATTACCTTACCACAGTACACCCATCGTGTATAA